One genomic segment of Candidatus Anaeroferrophillus wilburensis includes these proteins:
- a CDS encoding methylmalonyl-CoA mutase family protein: MTCKEHSQQLEQRQQQWQALVDKACARFPERRESFTTTSGIEMKRLFTPADCPAEEYADNIGFPGVYPFTRGVQPTMYRGRFWTMRQYAGFGSAEETNKRYKYLLENGQTGLSVAFDLPTQIGYDSDHELSEGEVGKVGVAIDTLADMETLFDGIALDKVSTSMTINAPAAVLLAMYVAVAEKQGVSSEQLRGTIQNDVLKEYFARGTYIFPPSPSMKIITDIFAYCKDHLPNWNTISISGYHIREAGSSAVQEVAFTLADGLAYVDAAVKSGLDVDDFATRLSFFFNVHNTFLEEVAKFRAARRLWARLMKERFGAKKPASMMLRFHTQTAGCSLTAQQPDNNVIRVTMQALAAVLGGTNSLHTNSRDEALCLPTEDSVRIALRTQQVIAYESGVADSIDPLAGSYLVESLTSQIEEQAMAYIKKIDDLGGVVKAIEAGYIQQEIGDSAYAYQKAVEANETVIVGVNKFTVEEAPPANLLTIKPEMELKQKSKLAQVKGGRDNDAVGAALKELQQVAETGGNLMPAIVSAVRTYASLGEICGVLRHVYGEYREL; encoded by the coding sequence ATGACCTGTAAAGAACATTCACAGCAGTTGGAACAGCGTCAGCAGCAGTGGCAGGCATTGGTGGACAAGGCCTGTGCCCGCTTTCCTGAGCGGCGTGAAAGTTTCACCACCACATCTGGCATTGAAATGAAGCGCCTTTTTACGCCGGCGGACTGTCCTGCAGAAGAGTACGCTGATAACATCGGTTTTCCCGGGGTCTATCCCTTTACTCGCGGGGTACAGCCGACCATGTATCGTGGACGTTTCTGGACCATGCGCCAATACGCCGGTTTCGGCTCGGCAGAGGAAACCAACAAGCGATATAAATATCTGCTGGAAAACGGCCAAACCGGGCTGAGCGTAGCTTTTGACCTGCCCACCCAGATCGGCTATGATTCGGACCATGAACTTTCTGAGGGTGAAGTTGGCAAAGTTGGCGTTGCCATCGATACGCTGGCTGACATGGAAACCCTTTTTGATGGGATTGCGCTTGACAAAGTCAGCACCTCCATGACCATTAATGCGCCGGCCGCGGTTCTACTGGCCATGTATGTGGCGGTGGCTGAAAAGCAGGGAGTAAGTTCCGAACAGCTGCGGGGGACGATTCAGAATGATGTCCTGAAAGAGTATTTTGCCCGTGGGACCTATATCTTTCCTCCCTCCCCATCGATGAAAATCATTACCGATATTTTTGCCTACTGCAAGGATCATCTGCCCAATTGGAACACCATCAGCATCAGTGGTTACCATATTCGTGAAGCCGGTTCCTCGGCGGTCCAGGAAGTTGCTTTTACGCTCGCTGACGGCCTTGCCTATGTAGATGCCGCCGTGAAATCCGGCCTTGATGTCGATGACTTTGCCACACGGCTTTCCTTTTTCTTCAATGTCCACAATACCTTTCTTGAGGAGGTGGCCAAGTTTCGTGCCGCCCGCCGCCTCTGGGCCCGATTGATGAAAGAGCGCTTCGGCGCCAAAAAACCAGCGTCCATGATGCTGCGCTTCCATACCCAGACGGCGGGTTGTTCGCTCACCGCTCAGCAGCCGGATAACAATGTTATTCGGGTAACCATGCAGGCCCTCGCTGCTGTTCTTGGTGGTACCAATTCCCTGCACACCAATTCCCGCGATGAAGCGCTCTGTCTGCCGACTGAGGATTCGGTACGTATTGCTTTGCGTACCCAGCAAGTTATTGCTTATGAGAGTGGTGTGGCAGACAGTATTGATCCACTGGCCGGGTCCTATCTGGTGGAATCCCTGACCAGCCAGATAGAAGAGCAGGCGATGGCCTATATCAAGAAGATTGACGATCTCGGCGGCGTTGTGAAGGCAATTGAGGCGGGATATATCCAGCAGGAAATCGGTGACAGCGCCTATGCCTATCAGAAAGCGGTGGAAGCTAATGAAACCGTGATCGTCGGCGTCAACAAATTTACCGTCGAGGAAGCCCCTCCTGCAAACCTGCTGACCATCAAGCCGGAAATGGAGCTGAAGCAGAAATCCAAGCTGGCCCAGGTAAAGGGTGGCCGGGATAATGATGCGGTTGGTGCCGCCCTTAAGGAGTTGCAGCAGGTGGCAGAAACCGGTGGGAATCTGATGCCAGCCATTGTGTCGGCGGTCAGAACGTATGCCAGCCTGGGAGAAATTTGCGGAGTCTTGCGCCACGTTTATGGAGAATACCGGGAGCTGTAG
- a CDS encoding methylmalonyl-CoA carboxyltransferase, whose translation MTQYEAAIARLEEMNKTAELGGGEDRIAKQHESGKMTARERMLAFFDQGSFEEIDKFVTHRCTDFGMEKKKIVGDGLVSGYGKVNGRLTFAFAQDFTAIGGTLSETNAQKICKVLDMAATAGAPFVGLNDSGGARIHEGVASLGGYAELFYRNTIYSGVVPQISGILGPCAGGAVYSPAIMDFIVMTEKTSYMFITGPNVIKTVTNEDVTQEKLGGASTHMSVSGVAHLAAKDDQGTIDTIKKLLSYLPQSNREKAPLYPYDGEVEPILPELNEVVPADPRRPYDIKKIIKGVADYNEFFEIQPRYAPNMVIGFARFNGESVGIIANQPNFMAGCLDINASDKCSRFIRFCDCFNIPLLTFVDVPGYLPGTAQEYGGIIRHGAKIIFAYAESTVPKITITTRKSYGGAYCAMSSKQLRSDIHFAYPTAEYSVMGPDGAVNIVFGRELKSSDDPEAKRRELTDEYREKFANPYRAASYGFVDEVIKPEMTRIKIIRALEMLQDKEEEKPFKKHGNIPL comes from the coding sequence ATGACGCAATACGAAGCAGCAATTGCACGGCTTGAAGAGATGAATAAAACCGCGGAACTTGGTGGTGGTGAAGACCGGATTGCCAAGCAGCATGAGTCCGGGAAAATGACTGCCAGAGAGCGGATGCTGGCATTTTTTGACCAGGGTAGCTTCGAGGAAATTGACAAATTTGTTACCCATCGCTGCACCGATTTTGGCATGGAAAAGAAAAAAATTGTCGGCGATGGTCTGGTGAGCGGTTACGGTAAGGTCAACGGCCGGCTGACATTTGCGTTTGCGCAGGATTTTACCGCCATTGGTGGCACCCTCAGCGAAACCAATGCCCAGAAAATTTGCAAGGTGCTGGATATGGCCGCCACGGCCGGCGCACCCTTTGTCGGTCTCAACGATTCAGGTGGCGCCCGAATTCATGAAGGCGTAGCAAGCCTGGGTGGTTATGCCGAGCTGTTTTATCGGAATACGATCTATTCCGGCGTTGTTCCCCAGATTTCCGGTATCCTCGGTCCTTGTGCCGGTGGCGCGGTGTATTCCCCGGCAATTATGGACTTTATCGTGATGACTGAGAAAACCAGTTATATGTTTATCACCGGTCCCAACGTTATCAAAACGGTAACCAACGAAGATGTGACCCAGGAAAAGCTGGGTGGCGCTTCAACCCATATGAGTGTCAGCGGTGTTGCCCACCTGGCGGCTAAGGATGACCAGGGAACCATTGATACCATCAAAAAGCTCCTCAGCTACCTGCCCCAGAGTAACAGGGAGAAAGCCCCCCTTTATCCGTATGACGGCGAGGTGGAGCCCATCCTGCCGGAATTAAATGAGGTGGTGCCTGCTGACCCCCGCCGGCCCTATGATATCAAAAAAATCATCAAGGGGGTCGCGGATTACAATGAGTTTTTTGAGATTCAGCCCCGATATGCGCCCAATATGGTGATTGGTTTTGCCCGCTTCAATGGCGAGTCAGTGGGGATCATTGCCAACCAGCCCAACTTTATGGCCGGCTGCCTGGACATCAATGCTTCTGATAAATGTTCCCGTTTTATCCGTTTTTGTGATTGTTTCAATATCCCGCTGCTGACCTTTGTTGATGTTCCCGGATATTTGCCCGGGACGGCCCAGGAATATGGCGGCATCATCCGTCACGGTGCCAAAATCATTTTTGCCTATGCCGAGTCAACGGTGCCCAAGATTACTATCACCACCAGAAAATCCTACGGTGGTGCCTATTGTGCCATGTCTTCTAAACAGCTGCGTTCTGACATCCATTTTGCCTATCCCACCGCTGAATATTCCGTCATGGGTCCCGACGGGGCGGTGAATATTGTTTTCGGCCGCGAACTGAAAAGTTCTGATGATCCGGAAGCAAAACGCCGGGAACTGACTGATGAATACCGGGAAAAGTTTGCCAATCCCTACCGAGCGGCTTCCTATGGTTTTGTCGATGAGGTGATAAAACCGGAAATGACTCGGATTAAAATTATTCGGGCGCTGGAAATGCTCCAGGATAAGGAAGAGGAAAAACCGTTTAAGAAGCACGGGAATATTCCCCTTTAG